In a single window of the Balaenoptera acutorostrata chromosome 3, mBalAcu1.1, whole genome shotgun sequence genome:
- the CLEC14A gene encoding C-type lectin domain family 14 member A, with protein MRPALALCLLWQAFWPRPGSGEHPTADRAGCSASGACYSLHHATFKRQEAEEACSLRGGALSTVRGDAELRAVVALLRAGPGPGGGSKDLLFWVALERRRSNCTLENEPLRGFSWLSPDVGGSESDTLQWVEEPQRSCTARSCAGLQATRGIEPAGWKEMRCHQRANGYLCKYQFEGLCPAPRPGAASDLSYRAPFQLYSAALDFSPPGTEVSALCPGQLSITATCTSDEVGARWDGIPSGAVLCPCPGRYLRAGKCAELPDCLDDLGGFACECAEGFVLGKEGRSCVTSGEGQPAPGGTKVPTWHPPAPTASPVPKGTWSPSVREKPGEIPHGPGQGSSATSIPEIPRWGAQGTTISTLQMSPQTEAKADINSSGSVIPKFNSTSSSDNAQAFDSSTVVFILVSIAVVVLVILTVTVLGLFKLCFHKSPSPRPRKGPLASPGAESDAEAAALSSSSAHCTDNGVKVGDCGLRDRVQGASLAGSSLGSGDT; from the coding sequence ATGAGGCCGGCGCTCGCCCTGTGCCTCCTCTGGCAGGCTTTCTGGCCGCGGCCCGGCAGTGGAGAGCACCCCACCGCCGACCGCGCGGGCTGCTCGGCCTCGGGGGCCTGCTACAGCCTGCACCACGCTACCTTCAAGCGGCAGGAGGCCGAGGAGGCCTGCAGCCTGCGCGGCGGGGCGCTCAGCACGGTGCGCGGGGACGCCGAGCTCCGCGCGGTGGTCGCGCTTCTGCGGGCGGGCCCGGGGCCCGGAGGGGGCTCCAAAGACCTTCTCTTCTGGGTGGCGCTGGAGCGCAGGCGATCCAACTGCACCCTGGAGAATGAGCCGTTGCGGGGTTTCTCCTGGTTGTCCCCCGACGTCGGCGGGTCCGAAAGCGACACGCTGCAGTGGGTGGAGGAGCCCCAACGCTCCTGCACCGCTCGGAGCTGCGCGGGACTCCAGGCCACCCGGGGAATCGAGCCCGCAGGCTGGAAGGAGATGCGATGCCACCAGCGCGCCAACGGCTATCTGTGCAAGTACCAGTTCGAGGGCTTGTGCCCCGCACCGCGCCCGGGGGCCGCTTCTGACTTGAGCTACCGCGCGCCTTTCCAGCTGTACAGCGCGGCGCTGGACTTCAGTCCCCCCGGGACCGAGGTGAGTGCGCTCTGCCCCGGGCAGCTCTCCATCACGGCCACCTGCACCTCGGACGAGGTCGGCGCGCGCTGGGACGGGATACCCTCCGGGGCTGTGCTCTGTCCCTGTCCCGGAAGGTACCTCCGTGCTGGCAAATGCGCGGAGCTCCCTGACTGCCTAGACGACTTGGGAGGCTTTGCTTGCGAGTGTGCGGAGGGCTTCGTGCTAGGGAAAGAGGGACGCTCCTGTGTAACCAGTGGGGAAGGACAGCCGGCCCCTGGGGGCACCAAGGTGCCCACCTGGCACCCGCCAGCCCCTACAGCCAGCCCCGTGCCGAAGGGAACGTGGTCACCCAGTGTCCGGGAGAAGCCAGGAGAGATACCCCATGGCCCTGGACAAGGCAGTTCAGCAACATCTATTCCCGAGATTCCTCGGTGGGGAGCACAGGGCACGACGATATCTACTCTTCAAATGTCCCCTCAAACAGAGGCAAAGGCCGACATCAACTCTTCAGGAAGCGTGATTCCCAAGTTTAATTCCACGTCTTCCTCTGACAATGCCCAGGCTTTCGATTCTTCCACCGTGGTCTTCATACTTGTGAGCATAGCGGTAGTAGTGTTGGTGATATTGACCGTGACAGTGCTGGGGCTTTTCAAACTCTGCTTCCACAAGAGCCCTTCCCCTCGGCCAAGAAAGGGGCCTTTGGCTTCCCCGGGCGCGGAGAGtgatgctgaggctgctgctCTGAGCTCCAGTTCTGCACATTGCACAGACAATGGAGTGAAGGTCGGGGACTGCGGTCTGCGGGACAGAGTACAGGGAGCCTCGTTGGCGGGGTCCTCTCTTGGCTCTGGCGACACATAG